A single Eulemur rufifrons isolate Redbay chromosome 9, OSU_ERuf_1, whole genome shotgun sequence DNA region contains:
- the HEATR6 gene encoding HEAT repeat-containing protein 6, translated as MAAVQVAGSVLCGPPRDVPREPPREPTPEQDNGFRRLSARLCALRPDDSSSARTEIHLLFDQLISENYSEGSGVAPEDVSALLVQACRLVPLNQNHLVSKVSQLIHHLLNRLQVIVDEQNLDFLLAYTISAIQQCSSWTHMEILQALAALVYCNGSKCQKYLPDLLGKTGLLMKLSDLAQPDPEVRRAAVHCMANLCLSVPGQPYLEEPYQNICFQAFLTTLQSPKSSDMDDITFCMLLQNALKGIQSLLNGGKMKLTQTDKLGALLAVLKKSMFHGLPGLNIEMPTVLYPTPLPQYDGRPLVKPQQSESSASRPTSNKKKKSRVKPKKIQQEEEEEKESSGEIEAAPVTGTGRVNMHEGNACCSSLGVQSLPLDGSGPAGKDRVSLPFGSSGWKRVSSSESDYSDAEGGMQSKMRSYQAKVRQGALACFLSTIKSIEKKVLYGYWSAFVPDTPELGSPQSVSLMTLTLKDPSPKTRACALQVLSAILEGSKQFLSVAEDTSDHRRAFTPFSVMIASSIRELHRCLLLALVAESSSQTLTQIIKCLANLVSNAPYNRLKLSLLTKVWNHIKPYIRHKDVNVRVSSLTLLGAIVSTNAPLPEVQLLLQQPCSSGLSNSNSATPHLSTPDWWKKAPAGPSLEEASVSSPKGSSEPCWLIRLCISTVVLPKEDSCSGSDAGSAAGSTYEPSPMRLEALQVLAHLARGYFSMAQVYLMELGEVICKCMGEADPSIQLHGAKLLEELGTGLIQQYKPDSAIPPEQRVPVFLVVMFWTMMLNGPLPRALQNSEHPTLQASACDALSSVLPEAFSNLPNDKQILCITVLLGLNDSKNRLVKAATSRALGVYVLFPCLRQDVIFVADTANAILMSLQDKSLNVRAKAAWSLGNLTDTLIVNMETSDPSFQEEFSGLLLLKMLRSAIEASKDKDKVKSNAVRALGNLLHFLQPSHIEKPRFAEIIEEAIQALISTVLTEAAMKVRWNACYAMGNVFKNPALSLGTAPWTSQAYNALTSVVTSCKNFKVRIRSAAALSIPGKREQYGSVDQYARIWNALVTALQKSEDTADFLEFKYCASLRTQICQALIHLLSVASASDLPCIRGTVELNGDMVRSYILQFLRSGAEGDDTGGPHSPQERDKMVKMALTHICSVHALSGDTSKRAIMGFLEDTLTVYFDSSGSQVAVLELKNR; from the exons GTGATTGTTGATGAACAGAACCTGGATTTCCTGTTGGCATATACTATTTCGGCTATTCAACAGTGTAGTTCCTGGACACACATGGAAATTCTTCAAGCCCTGGCAGCTCTGGTTTATTGCAATGGCTCAAAATGTCAAAAG tacCTCCCAGACTTGCTAGGCAAGACTGGACTCTTGATGAAGTTGAGTGACTTGGCTCAGCCTGATCCTGAAGTCAGGAGAGCTGCAGTGCATTGTATGGCAAACTTATGTCTCAG TGTGCCAGGACAGCCATACTTGGAAGAGCCCTACCAAAATATCTGCTTCCAAGCTTTCTTGACCACTTTACAATCTCCAAAATCATCTGATATGGATGATATCACATTTTGCATG TTGTTACAAAATGCATTAAAAGGTATACAGTCACTTCTAAATGGTGGGAAAATGAAACTGACACAGACTGATAAACTTGGAGCTCTCCTAGCTGTGCTAAAG AAATCCATGTTTCATGGACTCCCTGGACTAAACATAGAGATGCCCACAGTGTTATACCCAACTCCACTTCCTCAGTATGACGGGCGACCACTTGTCAAACCACAGCAGTCAGAATCCAGTGCCTCTCGACCAACTTCG aataaaaagaaaaaatccagagtaaaaccaaagaaaatccagcaagaagaggaagaggaaaaagaatccAGTGGTGAAATAGAAGCAGCCCCAGTCACTGGCACAGGCAGAGTGAACATGCATGAAGGGAACGCTTGTTGCTCCTCCCTGGGTGTCCAGAGTTTGCCTTTAGATGGAAGTGGACCTGCAGGAAAAGATCGAGTGTCCTTACCCTTTGGTTCTTCCGGCTGGAAAAGGGTCAGCAGTAGTGAGTCAGACTATTCCGACGCTGAAGGAGGCATGCAGAGTAAAATGAG GTCTTACCAAGCCAAAGTTCGCCAAGGAGCATTAGCTTGTTTTCTTTCTACtataaaatcaatagaaaaaaaagttctgtaTGGCTACTGGTCAGCCTTTGTTCCTGACACGCCTGAGCTTGGAAGCCCACAGTCTGTGTCCTTGATGACTCTTACATTAAAAGATCCTTCTCCAAAG ACACGTGCCTGTGCTCTGCAAGTGTTATCTGCCATATTGGAAGGCTCAAAGCAGTTTCTTTCTGTTGCTGAAGATACTAGTGACCACAGAAGGGCTTTCACTCCCTTCTCTGTAATGATCGCTTCCAGCATTAGAGAGTTGCACAGATGTCTTCTGTTAGCCTTGGTGGCAGAGTCATCCTCACAGACCCTTACTCAGATAATTAAG TGCCTTGCAAATTTAGTGTCAAATGCACCTTATAACCGTCTGAAACTCAGCCTGCTGACCAAAGTCTGGAACCACATAAAGCCTTATATCCGCCACAAAG ATGTTAATGTTCGTGTGTCAAGTCTCACACTCTTGGGAGCTATAGTGTCCACTAACGCACCTTTACCTGAAGTCCAGCTACTTCTACAACAGCCATGTTCTTCTGGTCTCAGTAATAGCAATTCAGCAACTCCCCACCTCAGCACTCCTGACTGGTGGAAGAAAGCCCCTGCAGGACCCTCCCTGGAAGAAGCATCAGTTAGCTCACCTAAGGGGTCTTCGGAGCCCTGCTGGCTCATTCGCCTTTGCATTTCTACTGTCGTGCTGCCCAAGGAGGATTCCTGTTCAGGTAGCGATGCTGGCTCTGCAGCAGGAAGTACCTATGAACCATCTCCCATGCGACTGGAGGCCTTACAG GTATTGGCTCACCTGGCAAGGGGCTACTTTTCAATGGCTCAGGTCTACTTAATGGAGCTTGGAGAGGTGATTTGCAAGTGCATGGGGGAAGCAGATCCGTCCATTCAGCTTCATGGAGCAAAG CTTCTTGAAGAACTAGGTACAGGCTTGATACAACAGTATAAACCGGATTCTGCCATACCGCCTGAGCAGAGAGTACCAGTCTTCCTG GTGGTGATGTTCTGGACTATGATGCTGAACGGTCCTTTACCCAGAGCCCTGCAGAATTCAGAGCACCCGACTCTCCAGGCGAGTGCCTGTGATGCCCTGTCTTCCGTCTTGCCCGAGGCCTTCAGCAATCTGCCG AATGACAAGCAGATCCTGTGCATCACAGTGCTCCTGGGGCTAAATGACAGCAAGAACCGTTTAGTGAAAGCTGCAACCTCACGGGCCCTTGGAGTCTATGTGCTTTTTCCCTGTCTCAGACAG GATGTCATATTTGTTGCAGACACAGCAAATGCAATATTGATGTCACTTCAAGACAAGTCTCTGAATGTTCGAGCCAAAGCAGCCTGGTCCCTGGGCAACCTGACAGACACTCTGATTGTCAACAT GGAAACATCAGACCCAAGTTTCCAGGAGGAGTTCTCCGGTCTCCTGCTCTTGAAAATGCTGCGATCAGCTATAGAAGCGTCGAAGGATAAAGACAAG gtAAAAAGCAATGCAGTCCGGGCCCTTGGAAATTTGCTTCACTTTCTGCAACCCTCTCATATAGAAAAACCCAGATTTGCTGAAATCATTGAGGAGGCTATCCAGGCTCTAATCTCTACTGTTCTAACTGAGGCTGCAATGAAAGTCCGCTGGAATGCTTGTTATGCAAtgggaaatgtatttaaaaatcctGCCCTTTCACTAG GGACAGCCCCATGGACCTCCCAGGCCTACAATGCCCTGACATCGGTTGTGACATCATGTAAGAACTTCAAAGTACGCATCAGATCTGCCGCTGCCCTTTCCATCCCAGGCAAGAGAGAGCAGTATGGGTCTGTTGACCAGTACGCTCGGATCTGGAACGCGCTGGTCACTGCCTTGCAGAAGAGCGAAGATACAGCAGACTTTCTGGAATTCAAGTACTGTGCCAGCCTGCGGACCCAAATCTGCCAGGCACTGATTCACCTTTTGAGCGTGGCCAGTGCCTCAGACCTGCCCTGCATCAGAGGAACCGTTGAACTGAATGGGGATATGGTCCGGTCCTATATCCTACAGTTTTTAAGATCAGGAGCAGAGGGAGATGACACTGGAGGACCCCACAGCCCCCAGGAAAGAGACAAAATGGTCAAAATGGCCCTGACACACATATGCAGTGTCCATGCACTGTCTGGAGACACATCCAAAAGGGCCATCATGGGCTTTTTAGAAGATACCCTGACTGTTTATTTTGACTCATCTGGATCCCAAGTGGCAGTCCTAGAGTTAAAAAACCGGTGA